One Tripterygium wilfordii isolate XIE 37 chromosome 10, ASM1340144v1, whole genome shotgun sequence DNA segment encodes these proteins:
- the LOC120007696 gene encoding YTH domain-containing protein ECT1-like isoform X2: protein MLKSWNISMLDRRDLSAEPNMLKDQAVVNIGPPTNNVTQSEYLSSVGDLNVNFSPTTYPVQSHPIYHGGYNDSTAQWGAFLPHSHTEGLKNSAHGIYNETSSLPFHGYASNSQMVQRPYSPIASQLPFVPGHGQFYNEHYYPASDLPHQQRLVPPNHPCNLPPTSISQSELCANIDVQGASERFVPRQGYLPVLGSSGRGNILPVNSGSFNLLQQGFDEFGVGGLRSERLKFLNEKSSLAQLSASAHSPKPIGSLGFPKNNFDMASQQKELLSGFGSHSSSSYNGNPQHQCGKGSSYGITSTHSLGMSNQNWPTLDEARLGERCSDFPCGCSISLDTLSERNRGPRAFKPRSQTATNGTMIDNFKNDTFADIYRECYKTFATDYKEAKFFVIKSYSEDNVHKSIKYGVWASTPNGNKKLDTAYHEAKEKETYPIFLLFSVNASAQFCGVAEMIGPVDFDKSVDYWQQDKWSGQFPVKWHIIKDVPNSQFRHIILENNDNKPVTNSRDTQEVGLRQGIQMLDIFKNYETCSSILDDFQFYEERQKAMRERKSKQQESIPVASHVAEISEQLSSTSLSDDFVKRMSRSFAQALLLSERETKNTDFQGVGRRNQS, encoded by the exons ATGCTAAAGTCTTGGAACATTTCAATGCTAGATAGAAGAGATTTATCTGCTGAACCGAATATGCTGAAGGATCAG GCTGTTGTTAATATTGGTCCTCCTACGAATAATGTAACTCAATCAGAATATTTGAGCTCCGTTGGGGATCTTAATGTTAACTTTTCTCCTACCACATATCCAGTTCAATCCCATCCAATTTACCATGGAG GTTATAATGATTCAACTGCCCAATGGGGTGCATTCCTTCCTCATTCCCATACCGAAGGCCTGAAGAACAGTGCTCAT GGCATTTACAATGAAACTTCATCTCTTCCATTTCATGGTTACGCAAGCAACTCTCAAATGGTCCAGAGACCATATTCTCCTATCGCATCACAACTGCCTTTTGTTCCTGGCCATGGCCAGTTTTACAATGAACATTATTATCCCGCCTCAGATCTGCCTCATCAGCAGCGACTAGTTCCTCCAAACCATCCATGCAATTTGCCACCAACTTCTATTTCTCAGTCAGAGCTGTGTGCAAACATTGATGTACAAGGGGCCAGTGAGAGATTTGTGCCAAGACAAGGTTACCTGCCTGTGTTGGGATCTTCTGGTAGAGGAAACATCCTCCCTGTAAACTCTGGCAGTTTTAACTTATTGCAACAAGGGTTTGACGAGTTTGGAGTTGGTGGATTGCGGTCAGAACGGTTGAAGTTCTTGAATGAGAAGAGTTCGTTGGCACAATTGTCAGCATCGGCACATTCTCCAAAACCGATTGGTTCACTAGGGTTCCCTAAAAATAATTTTGACATG GCTTCTCAACAAAAAGAACTTTTGTCTGGTTTTGGATCTCATTCAAGCTCCAGCTACAATGGCAATCCTCAGCATCAATGTGGTAAGGGCTCTAGCTATGGAATTACGTCCACTCACAGCTTGGGAATGAGCAATCAGAACTGGCCCACATTGGACGAAGCAAGACTAGGGGAGAGGTGCAGTGACTTCCCGTGTGGTTGTAGTATATCACTTGATACGCTTAGTGAGCGAAATAGAGGACCACGAGCATTTAAGCCAAGAAGTCAGACTGCAACAAATGGAACTATGATTGATAATTTCAAGAATGACACATTTGCTGACATTTATAGAGAGTGTTATAAGACTTTTGCAACAGACTATAAGGAGGCAAAGTTCTTTGTCATCAAATCTTACAGTGAAGACAATGTTCACAAGAGCATAAAGTATGGTGTCTGGGCAAGCACCCCAAATGGCAATAAGAAGTTAGATACAGCTTATCATGAAGCAAAGGAGAAAGAGACATACCCAATCTTTCTGCTGTTTTCG GTGAATGCAAGTGCCCAGTTCTGTGGAGTGGCTGAGATGATTGGACCAGTTGACTTTGACAAGAGTGTCGATTATTGGCAGCAGGACAAGTGGTCTGGACAGTTCCCGGTCAAATGGCACATTATTAAAGATGTTCCTAACAGTCAGTTCCGTCACATTATTCTTGAAAACAATGATAACAAGCCAGTCACTAACAGTAGAGATACTCAAGAG GTGGGATTGAGACAGGGTATCCAGATGTTGGACATATTTAAGAACTACGAAACTTGCTCATCAATCCTAGACGATTTTCAGTTTTACGAAGAACGCCAAAAAGCAATGCGGGAAAGGAAGTCCAAACAACAAGAATCGATTCCCGTGGCTAGTCATGTCGCTGAAATTAGCGAGCAACTTAGCTCCACTTCACTTTCAGATGACTTCGTAAAGAGAATGTCAAGGAGTTTTGCTCAAGCCTTGTtgttgagtgagagagagacaaAGAATACTGATTTCCAAGGGGTTGGCCGGAGAAATCAATCATAA
- the LOC120007696 gene encoding YTH domain-containing protein ECT1-like isoform X3 → MLKDQAVVNIGPPTNNVTQSEYLSSVGDLNVNFSPTTYPVQSHPIYHGGYNDSTAQWGAFLPHSHTEGLKNSAHGIYNETSSLPFHGYASNSQMVQRPYSPIASQLPFVPGHGQFYNEHYYPASDLPHQQRLVPPNHPCNLPPTSISQSELCANIDVQGASERFVPRQGYLPVLGSSGRGNILPVNSGSFNLLQQGFDEFGVGGLRSERLKFLNEKSSLAQLSASAHSPKPIGSLGFPKNNFDMASQQKELLSGFGSHSSSSYNGNPQHQCGKGSSYGITSTHSLGMSNQNWPTLDEARLGERCSDFPCGCSISLDTLSERNRGPRAFKPRSQTATNGTMIDNFKNDTFADIYRECYKTFATDYKEAKFFVIKSYSEDNVHKSIKYGVWASTPNGNKKLDTAYHEAKEKETYPIFLLFSVNASAQFCGVAEMIGPVDFDKSVDYWQQDKWSGQFPVKWHIIKDVPNSQFRHIILENNDNKPVTNSRDTQEVGLRQGIQMLDIFKNYETCSSILDDFQFYEERQKAMRERKSKQQESIPVASHVAEISEQLSSTSLSDDFVKRMSRSFAQALLLSERETKNTDFQGVGRRNQS, encoded by the exons ATGCTGAAGGATCAG GCTGTTGTTAATATTGGTCCTCCTACGAATAATGTAACTCAATCAGAATATTTGAGCTCCGTTGGGGATCTTAATGTTAACTTTTCTCCTACCACATATCCAGTTCAATCCCATCCAATTTACCATGGAG GTTATAATGATTCAACTGCCCAATGGGGTGCATTCCTTCCTCATTCCCATACCGAAGGCCTGAAGAACAGTGCTCAT GGCATTTACAATGAAACTTCATCTCTTCCATTTCATGGTTACGCAAGCAACTCTCAAATGGTCCAGAGACCATATTCTCCTATCGCATCACAACTGCCTTTTGTTCCTGGCCATGGCCAGTTTTACAATGAACATTATTATCCCGCCTCAGATCTGCCTCATCAGCAGCGACTAGTTCCTCCAAACCATCCATGCAATTTGCCACCAACTTCTATTTCTCAGTCAGAGCTGTGTGCAAACATTGATGTACAAGGGGCCAGTGAGAGATTTGTGCCAAGACAAGGTTACCTGCCTGTGTTGGGATCTTCTGGTAGAGGAAACATCCTCCCTGTAAACTCTGGCAGTTTTAACTTATTGCAACAAGGGTTTGACGAGTTTGGAGTTGGTGGATTGCGGTCAGAACGGTTGAAGTTCTTGAATGAGAAGAGTTCGTTGGCACAATTGTCAGCATCGGCACATTCTCCAAAACCGATTGGTTCACTAGGGTTCCCTAAAAATAATTTTGACATG GCTTCTCAACAAAAAGAACTTTTGTCTGGTTTTGGATCTCATTCAAGCTCCAGCTACAATGGCAATCCTCAGCATCAATGTGGTAAGGGCTCTAGCTATGGAATTACGTCCACTCACAGCTTGGGAATGAGCAATCAGAACTGGCCCACATTGGACGAAGCAAGACTAGGGGAGAGGTGCAGTGACTTCCCGTGTGGTTGTAGTATATCACTTGATACGCTTAGTGAGCGAAATAGAGGACCACGAGCATTTAAGCCAAGAAGTCAGACTGCAACAAATGGAACTATGATTGATAATTTCAAGAATGACACATTTGCTGACATTTATAGAGAGTGTTATAAGACTTTTGCAACAGACTATAAGGAGGCAAAGTTCTTTGTCATCAAATCTTACAGTGAAGACAATGTTCACAAGAGCATAAAGTATGGTGTCTGGGCAAGCACCCCAAATGGCAATAAGAAGTTAGATACAGCTTATCATGAAGCAAAGGAGAAAGAGACATACCCAATCTTTCTGCTGTTTTCG GTGAATGCAAGTGCCCAGTTCTGTGGAGTGGCTGAGATGATTGGACCAGTTGACTTTGACAAGAGTGTCGATTATTGGCAGCAGGACAAGTGGTCTGGACAGTTCCCGGTCAAATGGCACATTATTAAAGATGTTCCTAACAGTCAGTTCCGTCACATTATTCTTGAAAACAATGATAACAAGCCAGTCACTAACAGTAGAGATACTCAAGAG GTGGGATTGAGACAGGGTATCCAGATGTTGGACATATTTAAGAACTACGAAACTTGCTCATCAATCCTAGACGATTTTCAGTTTTACGAAGAACGCCAAAAAGCAATGCGGGAAAGGAAGTCCAAACAACAAGAATCGATTCCCGTGGCTAGTCATGTCGCTGAAATTAGCGAGCAACTTAGCTCCACTTCACTTTCAGATGACTTCGTAAAGAGAATGTCAAGGAGTTTTGCTCAAGCCTTGTtgttgagtgagagagagacaaAGAATACTGATTTCCAAGGGGTTGGCCGGAGAAATCAATCATAA
- the LOC120007212 gene encoding ranBP2-type zinc finger protein At1g67325-like — MSQVDNRNSSAAKRARTDGSRREDDWTCPSCGNVNFSFRTTCNMRNCTQSRPADHNSKPAPKHVQAPQGYSSSAPYVGSGAPSSMYLGVPPYGSSFFNGSPIPPYDVPYSGGSAYHYNYGNRLSAGSPYRPLHISGPAPYSSGSMMGNGGMYGMPPLMDRYGLGIPMGPTAMGPRPGFFPDDKSQKRGADATRDNDWTCPKCGNINFSFRPVCNMRKCNTPKPGSQAAKSDKSSKQKMPDGSWKCDKCNNINYPFRTKCNRQNCGADKPDESKNSPLPEPDENDQ, encoded by the exons ATGTCTCAG GTGGATAATAGAAATTCCTCAGCAGCCAAGCGTGCTAGAACCGACG GTAGTCGCAGGGAGGACGATTGGACATGCCCAAGCTGTGGCAatgttaatttttcatttagGACAACTTGCAACATGCGTAATTGCACTCAGTCTAGGCCAGCTGATCATAATTCA aaaCCTGCTCCCAAGCATGTGCAAGCCCCACAGGGCTACTCATCCTCGGCTCCCTATGTAGGTTCTGGTGCACCTTCGTCGATGTATCTTGGTGTGCCACCATATGGATCTTCTTTTTTCAATGGATCCCCAATTCCTCCATATGATGTACCATATTCTGGGGGTTCAGCTTATCACTACAACTATGGCAATCGCCTTTCTGCTGGAAGTCCTTATCGACCACTTCACATATCTGGACCAGCCCCATATTCTAGTGGATCAATGATGGGCAATG GTGGGATGTATGGTATGCCTCCCCTGATGGATCGGTATGGCCTGGGTATTCCCATGGGCCCCACAGCAATG GGGCCAAGGCCAGGATTTTTCCCCGATGATAAATCTCAGAAAAGGGGTGCAG ATGCGACTCGTGATAATGATTGGACCTGCCCGAAATGTGGGAACATCAATTTTTCTTTCAGACCTGTTTGTAACATGAGGAAGTGCAATACACCCAAGCCTGGATCTCAG GCTGCAAAATCTGATAAAAGTTCCA AACAAAAGATGCCCGATGGCAGCTGGAAGTGTGATAAGTGTAACAACATAAACTATCCATTCCGAACCAAGTGTAATAGACAAAACTGTGGGGCTGACAAACCTGATGAGTCGAAGAACTCTCCTTTACCTGAGCCAGATGAGAATGATCAG TGA
- the LOC120007696 gene encoding YTH domain-containing protein ECT1-like isoform X1 has product MATTYQIHDQVTATDRRDLSAEPNMLKDQAVVNIGPPTNNVTQSEYLSSVGDLNVNFSPTTYPVQSHPIYHGGYNDSTAQWGAFLPHSHTEGLKNSAHGIYNETSSLPFHGYASNSQMVQRPYSPIASQLPFVPGHGQFYNEHYYPASDLPHQQRLVPPNHPCNLPPTSISQSELCANIDVQGASERFVPRQGYLPVLGSSGRGNILPVNSGSFNLLQQGFDEFGVGGLRSERLKFLNEKSSLAQLSASAHSPKPIGSLGFPKNNFDMASQQKELLSGFGSHSSSSYNGNPQHQCGKGSSYGITSTHSLGMSNQNWPTLDEARLGERCSDFPCGCSISLDTLSERNRGPRAFKPRSQTATNGTMIDNFKNDTFADIYRECYKTFATDYKEAKFFVIKSYSEDNVHKSIKYGVWASTPNGNKKLDTAYHEAKEKETYPIFLLFSVNASAQFCGVAEMIGPVDFDKSVDYWQQDKWSGQFPVKWHIIKDVPNSQFRHIILENNDNKPVTNSRDTQEVGLRQGIQMLDIFKNYETCSSILDDFQFYEERQKAMRERKSKQQESIPVASHVAEISEQLSSTSLSDDFVKRMSRSFAQALLLSERETKNTDFQGVGRRNQS; this is encoded by the exons ATGGCAACGACCTATCAAATCCACGATCAAGTGACCGCCACTG ATAGAAGAGATTTATCTGCTGAACCGAATATGCTGAAGGATCAG GCTGTTGTTAATATTGGTCCTCCTACGAATAATGTAACTCAATCAGAATATTTGAGCTCCGTTGGGGATCTTAATGTTAACTTTTCTCCTACCACATATCCAGTTCAATCCCATCCAATTTACCATGGAG GTTATAATGATTCAACTGCCCAATGGGGTGCATTCCTTCCTCATTCCCATACCGAAGGCCTGAAGAACAGTGCTCAT GGCATTTACAATGAAACTTCATCTCTTCCATTTCATGGTTACGCAAGCAACTCTCAAATGGTCCAGAGACCATATTCTCCTATCGCATCACAACTGCCTTTTGTTCCTGGCCATGGCCAGTTTTACAATGAACATTATTATCCCGCCTCAGATCTGCCTCATCAGCAGCGACTAGTTCCTCCAAACCATCCATGCAATTTGCCACCAACTTCTATTTCTCAGTCAGAGCTGTGTGCAAACATTGATGTACAAGGGGCCAGTGAGAGATTTGTGCCAAGACAAGGTTACCTGCCTGTGTTGGGATCTTCTGGTAGAGGAAACATCCTCCCTGTAAACTCTGGCAGTTTTAACTTATTGCAACAAGGGTTTGACGAGTTTGGAGTTGGTGGATTGCGGTCAGAACGGTTGAAGTTCTTGAATGAGAAGAGTTCGTTGGCACAATTGTCAGCATCGGCACATTCTCCAAAACCGATTGGTTCACTAGGGTTCCCTAAAAATAATTTTGACATG GCTTCTCAACAAAAAGAACTTTTGTCTGGTTTTGGATCTCATTCAAGCTCCAGCTACAATGGCAATCCTCAGCATCAATGTGGTAAGGGCTCTAGCTATGGAATTACGTCCACTCACAGCTTGGGAATGAGCAATCAGAACTGGCCCACATTGGACGAAGCAAGACTAGGGGAGAGGTGCAGTGACTTCCCGTGTGGTTGTAGTATATCACTTGATACGCTTAGTGAGCGAAATAGAGGACCACGAGCATTTAAGCCAAGAAGTCAGACTGCAACAAATGGAACTATGATTGATAATTTCAAGAATGACACATTTGCTGACATTTATAGAGAGTGTTATAAGACTTTTGCAACAGACTATAAGGAGGCAAAGTTCTTTGTCATCAAATCTTACAGTGAAGACAATGTTCACAAGAGCATAAAGTATGGTGTCTGGGCAAGCACCCCAAATGGCAATAAGAAGTTAGATACAGCTTATCATGAAGCAAAGGAGAAAGAGACATACCCAATCTTTCTGCTGTTTTCG GTGAATGCAAGTGCCCAGTTCTGTGGAGTGGCTGAGATGATTGGACCAGTTGACTTTGACAAGAGTGTCGATTATTGGCAGCAGGACAAGTGGTCTGGACAGTTCCCGGTCAAATGGCACATTATTAAAGATGTTCCTAACAGTCAGTTCCGTCACATTATTCTTGAAAACAATGATAACAAGCCAGTCACTAACAGTAGAGATACTCAAGAG GTGGGATTGAGACAGGGTATCCAGATGTTGGACATATTTAAGAACTACGAAACTTGCTCATCAATCCTAGACGATTTTCAGTTTTACGAAGAACGCCAAAAAGCAATGCGGGAAAGGAAGTCCAAACAACAAGAATCGATTCCCGTGGCTAGTCATGTCGCTGAAATTAGCGAGCAACTTAGCTCCACTTCACTTTCAGATGACTTCGTAAAGAGAATGTCAAGGAGTTTTGCTCAAGCCTTGTtgttgagtgagagagagacaaAGAATACTGATTTCCAAGGGGTTGGCCGGAGAAATCAATCATAA